GCGGGGCCTTCGATTACCCAGACTCCGAAAACTTCACCGACATCAAGTAAATTATCTTCGTAGCCGTTTGCTTTGTTGAGTTCTGCAAGTTCTTGAGGGTTACGGATTCTGCCGGGGACGATTCTATCAACGAGAGTCGAGCAGAAAATATTTTTGTTGTTGACCCAGTCTTTAAACGCTGATTCTAATTTCCATGAGTCAATATATTTATTCACGCATGATAATAACTCTTTGCCGTTGTTGTCGATTAACTCACAGCTTAGAATCACAAGACCATCTAAGCCGGCTTTGTAACGCTCGAACAAGACTTTTGTTAATTTTGCGGGAAAACTTGAAGGCGGTACATCATCAAATTTGCATGACTCATCATAAACGATTCCGGCTTCTGTTGTGTTGCTTACTACGATTTCAAGATCAGGACTCTTTGCGAGCTCCAAAACTTTTGTCCAACCGTCTGGCGCATAGGGGTTAATTGCTCTGCTGCAAGACGAAATTACGCGCTTATAGTCAATTTTCTGACCTTTTTCACTGCCGCGCAGATAAAGAGTGTAGAGTCCTTCCTGCTGATTAATCATGTCAGAGAGTCCGGGTGCGATAGGCTGAACTAATACGGCCTTACCGTTGAAATTTGCTTTCTCGTTTGCGACATCAAAGAAGTAATCAACGAACGCGCGCAAAAAATTTCCCTCGCCGAACTGCATAATTTTTTCGGGGGCATCGCGTAAAATATAGCCCTTATAGCCTGACTTGGCCAGCACATCATAATTTAAGAGTGCCATAAAAAATTTCTCCCTTCGTTTATTATGGATTGATTGAATAATATTAGCATAGATTTTACATGAATGATTAAGTGAAATTGCGTCTTGACGAATATTTAATAATTTACGCAAAATATAAGCTCTTGCAGACTGACCAGCCAAAATAAATTGCTGTGAGTCCCTGTTCTGAGAAGGCGTAAAATTAAATTCTTCATCAAAGTTTTTATTCTTAGCGTTTATAGTTGTCTCGGGCACGTGATATATTGCCGAACTAATAGCGTGAGATTCGTGTTTGATTCCTTTATCTGTCTTGATAGTTATATGAGTGTTATAAAATTTATTACATAGCTATTATACTCGAATTTTATTGCTGTTATAATGCTCGTAAGATTCCGGCGTAAATTGCGACATGATATGACTATAATTTAATTTCGTTCTGTTCATTGTGCGGACATGTAAAATTTTTTACTCTAAAAGTGTTGCGCTGCCCTATAATTATTTTGCGAAATCAGCTGCATACAACGAAATAAGGACGTTATAAAATTTTCTGTACACAAATATTTTCTTGCAGTGCCCTATAATTATTTTGCGAAATCAGCTGCTACACAACGAAAAGAGGACGTTATAAAAATTTCCTATGCACAAATATTTTCTTGCACTCACTTGACAATCTGCCATATAATTATTTTTTAGCTGCATACAACGAACGGAGGAATTTATAAAAGTGTTTCTGTACACAATCGGATTCACGAAAAAATCAGCAGAACAATTTTTCGAGCGCATAAAATATTATAGAATCAAAAAATTAATTGACGTAAGACTCATAAATAATAACGTCTTCGCAGGCTTCACAAAGAAAAATGACCTAAAATATTTTCTCGCCAAAATTTGCAGCTGCGATTATGAACACTGCCCGGAATATGCACCGACTAAAGATTTATTAACAGCTTACAAGAAGAAAAAAATTTCTTGGCCGGAATACGAGACTCAATATACAAATCTCATGAACGAGCGAAAATCTATAAATGACTTCATTACGAGATTTAGCTATTACGAGACTCTTTGCTTATTATGCGCCGAACCTGAGCCGACTCACTGCCACAGAAGATTATTAGCCGAAATGATAAGCAAGACACTTGATGATTTAATACTCACTCACATATAAATGAAAATCGACTCCGTAATAATGGCAAAATCTAATATGTTCGGTAAATTCTGCGTCGCCGGAATTGATTTATATTCCGGAAAATGGGTCAGATTCGTATCTTTCGAGGACGGCGAACCACTCGAAGACTTCCAGTTAATATTTATAAACTCTCCCGGAAGCTGCAAAGTTTTAGACACCGCAAGAATCCCAATAGCGCGCAAAATAGGCCACTCACGGCAAAATCATAGCGAAGACTTCATGATTAAATATGAAGCATGGCTTAAACTCGGACAAATGAACTTGCAAGACGTTATAAAATTTCATCCGCCCGAAAATTATGATTATTTATTCGGAAATTCACGCGAATATTTGACCCTCGACGAAATGAGCAGCTGCAAAATAAATTATTCCCTTATATTAATAGAAGCGGAAGACCTGAAAATTTATCATGAACTCAACTATAACAACGAACTAAAGACGCGCGCAGACTTTGACTATAACGGCGATTTATACACGCACATTCGAGTAACGGATCCGGATTTTGACAACGGAAAAAATTTATTAATCCCTCACGCCTATTTAGTTATGAGTATGCCCGCAAAGCCTCTCAGGGAAAACGGGAGATTTTATAAGTTAATCGCAAAAATTTTTGTGTCATGACTATAATAAACGAGTAAATTTTTAGTTATTTGTGGAGGTACATTTTTTAGCATGAGAATTAAGAAAACTTTTGTGCGCTTTGTTAATTGTAATGATCTTTGCGTCAACTAATACGGAGTTCTTAGTTATCTCAGCACACGTATCATTCGGATTCAGCAGCAAAAATGAATCGAGACTATAATATTACTGTTATTTCTGAAATCGGCAAGAGACTCAAGAAAAATTGAATCTCCGGCGTTATTTTCTGATGCAGGACAACAGAAGGACTCATATAAAAGTTATTGCCGGCGCTTTCAGAAAAAATAATTTTGTCAGAACATTGACGAAATAAATTATATTTTAGGAGTGTTAAATCATGAAAAAATTTGCTTTATCGTTAGCTTTAATAATTTTCTCGGCCTCGATAGCTTTTGCAATTCCAGAACCTCCCGCAAAAGGTCAATGGGGTTATGCGTTAGAGTCGACTCTTGCGATTTACACTAAGGCAGACAGAGACTCAAGCTATCAAGAAATAGAAATGCCCGATGACTGGATTAGCGTTCCAAGTGCAGTAAGAGACAAAGATAATTATTTATGGTATCGAGTCAAAATCGGACGTGTAAGCGGTTGGCTTCCTCAAGAGGGAATAAGACTCAAAATGGGCGGTAAAAGCAAACGGGCAGAGTCAATTTATAAGCGTTTCGCAAAAATGGATCTCGATATGCCGTTCAGCTCGACTGACTCTAAATTATGCGCAAAAATTTTCGGATTTAACGTAATAAATATGAGTATGACAGATTTGCGCAAAAAAATGGGAACGCCTACCCTCCGCGAGTCCCCGTATGATAATGCAGACATGAGCACGCTTTCTTATGAAGCAGCCGGAAAAAATATCACTGTTTCTATAACTTTAGTGCGTGATTATGGCGACATTGACGGCAAAGTCGAGTCAGTCTCAATTTACAGAGGCAGCGCGGGAGTCCCTGATTAATAATTGCAGTTTCCGATAATATTTGCTCTTGCAGTCATTCTTGATTTGGCAGCCGGCGAGATAAATTTTTTTCCTCATCCTGTCAAAATAATCGGGAAGCTGATAAACTTTTTGCAGGAGAAATTATTTGACCTTCATTCATTTATTTGCGGCCTCGCAGTGTGTGTGATTACGATTTTTGCTGCGGGGCTTGCTGTTTGCTTAGTGCTTTATTTTTCCGGCTGTAATTGCGTGATACAAATTTATTTGCTGTATGCTGCTTTATCGTGGCGGGACTTGAAGGACGAGACCAGACCCGTTTTATTTTGTCTGATGAATAATGATTTAGAGGGCGCACGAAAATTTTTATCGCGGGTTGTAGGACGAGACACAAAAAATTTATCAGAAGTCGAAATTATCCGAGCTTTAATCGAGACAATCTCAGAAAATTCTATTGACGGCATTTTTTCTGTGATGTTCTTTGCGGTGCTGGGATATTGCGTAAATGATTCTTACGGAGCTTATATTTTCGTATGGATATTCAAGGCAGCAAGCACACTTGATTCAATGATAGGCTATAAAACTTTTCATGAGTTCGGGAAGGCGGGCGCAAAACTTGATGACACATTAAATTTTTTCCCGGCCAGAGTAGGAGGCTTGATTATTATTATTGCAGGAGGACTCAAGATTAGGGCGTTAAAAATTTTTATTCGCGACAGATTGAAGCATTCGAGTCCAAACAGTGCGCACGGTGAGAGCTCATTTGCTGGCGTTCTTGATGTGAAACTCGGCGGAGGAGCATTTTATCAGGATAAATTTATTTCCCGGCCATTTATTAACGAGTCAGCGCGAGA
The sequence above is a segment of the Synergistaceae bacterium genome. Coding sequences within it:
- a CDS encoding tagaturonate reductase; this translates as MPETTINAKNKNFDEEFNFTPSQNRDSQQFILAGQSARAYILRKLLNIRQDAISLNHSCKIYANIIQSIHNKRREKFFMALLNYDVLAKSGYKGYILRDAPEKIMQFGEGNFLRAFVDYFFDVANEKANFNGKAVLVQPIAPGLSDMINQQEGLYTLYLRGSEKGQKIDYKRVISSCSRAINPYAPDGWTKVLELAKSPDLEIVVSNTTEAGIVYDESCKFDDVPPSSFPAKLTKVLFERYKAGLDGLVILSCELIDNNGKELLSCVNKYIDSWKLESAFKDWVNNKNIFCSTLVDRIVPGRIRNPQELAELNKANGYEDNLLDVGEVFGVWVIEGPAELEDKLPFKKAGVPVHVVPDVTPYKKRKVRILNGAHTGFVPGAYLAGFDIVRDCMHNETIKSFMNKMLYDEIIPTLPLDKKDLTDFAEAVQDRFNNPFVNHELMSITLNSTSKWRARNLPSLLEYVEEKKSLPPCLTMSLAAYIAFYSSNIQELNDKGLVCKREKNSYTISDDRWALEFFFAHKDDSPEKLVNAVLTNESMWGQDLTKIAGLEQAVINDLKKIRADGAEAAFKSVL
- the cobD gene encoding cobalamin biosynthesis protein CobD, translating into MQFPIIFALAVILDLAAGEINFFPHPVKIIGKLINFLQEKLFDLHSFICGLAVCVITIFAAGLAVCLVLYFSGCNCVIQIYLLYAALSWRDLKDETRPVLFCLMNNDLEGARKFLSRVVGRDTKNLSEVEIIRALIETISENSIDGIFSVMFFAVLGYCVNDSYGAYIFVWIFKAASTLDSMIGYKTFHEFGKAGAKLDDTLNFFPARVGGLIIIIAGGLKIRALKIFIRDRLKHSSPNSAHGESSFAGVLDVKLGGGAFYQDKFISRPFINESARDPEIFDVIRAWNLLDASSALFAFIVIFLACIIFC
- a CDS encoding DUF488 domain-containing protein — translated: MFLYTIGFTKKSAEQFFERIKYYRIKKLIDVRLINNNVFAGFTKKNDLKYFLAKICSCDYEHCPEYAPTKDLLTAYKKKKISWPEYETQYTNLMNERKSINDFITRFSYYETLCLLCAEPEPTHCHRRLLAEMISKTLDDLILTHI